A window from Cytobacillus sp. FSL H8-0458 encodes these proteins:
- a CDS encoding DUF2620 domain-containing protein, translating to MKIVVGGQVDKKEIESLIKEIDSSITTMVKSDLEAAMAVKTGQADYYVGACHTGGGGALAMAIALLGKPNCETVSMPGKKPVEEKIVTAVSEGKKAFGFTADHKEAAVPMIIKALKNKS from the coding sequence ATGAAAATTGTAGTTGGCGGACAGGTTGATAAAAAAGAGATTGAGAGTTTAATAAAGGAGATTGACAGCAGCATAACAACGATGGTCAAATCCGATCTGGAAGCAGCGATGGCCGTTAAGACAGGACAGGCAGATTATTATGTAGGAGCCTGCCACACAGGAGGCGGCGGAGCTTTAGCCATGGCGATTGCCCTTCTCGGCAAGCCGAATTGCGAGACGGTTTCCATGCCGGGGAAAAAGCCTGTTGAGGAGAAAATTGTAACCGCTGTCAGTGAAGGAAAAAAGGCATTTGGATTCACAGCTGACCACAAAGAAGCCGCAGTGCCTATGATTATCAAAGCTTTAAAAAATAAAAGCTAA
- a CDS encoding PRD domain-containing protein: MDIHQLKERMDILLSSSVVSTKAADITTLAFMQLQSHLKKGAIDGAEMLFTHLPTALTRIEKGEQVEAPHPALLDEVKQSPEASTAMKEIDFVQQQWKNQLPQEEIDFLLIHYTNVLQINKGGN, from the coding sequence ATGGATATACACCAACTCAAAGAAAGAATGGATATCCTATTAAGCTCGTCTGTTGTCAGCACAAAAGCCGCTGATATAACGACATTAGCTTTTATGCAACTACAGTCGCATTTGAAAAAAGGTGCCATAGACGGGGCGGAAATGCTTTTCACCCATTTGCCGACAGCTCTGACGAGAATTGAAAAGGGTGAACAGGTGGAGGCTCCTCATCCTGCTCTGCTGGATGAAGTCAAACAGTCACCGGAAGCATCCACAGCAATGAAGGAAATCGATTTTGTACAGCAGCAATGGAAGAATCAGCTCCCCCAAGAGGAAATCGATTTTCTGCTCATACATTACACAAATGTACTGCAAATTAACAAAGGAGGAAATTAA
- the yhfZ gene encoding GntR family transcriptional regulator YhfZ, with product MSRIWESLYSKNGLAAKFIAKELIQFSEGERIPRVSDFTDKLSLGRGTVQGALRVLEDLHAISLESRGHLGTFLKKRDINLLYEIAGVGPVMGVMPLPYSRKYEGLATGIVEGFEEINKKSGLAYMRGARRRIESLKTRRYDFAIMSQLAAEEAVQEFNGLEILHTLGPETYVTSHKVFFSDSKNSEITDGMKIGIDYSSADQANITLLECEEHKVELIKVDYMQLFNMLKNGSIDAAVWNADEARALKTFASSDFKSKRAKELAVKATRAAIVIESERTNIREQIQLLQFNKVEEIQRLVEEGKKYPHY from the coding sequence ATGAGCCGTATTTGGGAAAGTTTATATTCAAAGAATGGGCTGGCTGCCAAGTTTATTGCAAAGGAGCTTATTCAGTTTTCAGAGGGAGAGAGAATCCCCCGGGTAAGTGATTTTACAGACAAGCTATCCCTGGGCCGCGGGACTGTGCAGGGGGCATTAAGAGTGCTGGAGGATCTGCATGCCATCTCGCTTGAATCCAGAGGGCATCTGGGGACGTTTCTGAAAAAAAGGGACATCAACCTGCTGTATGAGATTGCGGGCGTCGGGCCGGTTATGGGCGTAATGCCGCTGCCTTATTCCCGCAAGTATGAGGGGTTGGCGACTGGCATTGTCGAGGGGTTTGAGGAAATCAATAAAAAGTCTGGCCTCGCTTATATGAGAGGAGCCCGAAGGCGGATCGAATCATTAAAAACCCGGCGCTACGATTTTGCGATCATGTCCCAGCTGGCGGCAGAAGAAGCAGTACAGGAGTTTAACGGCCTGGAAATTCTCCATACTCTTGGACCGGAGACATATGTCACGTCCCATAAAGTCTTTTTTTCAGATAGCAAAAACAGCGAGATTACAGATGGCATGAAAATTGGAATTGACTATTCATCCGCTGACCAGGCCAATATCACCCTCCTTGAATGTGAAGAGCACAAGGTTGAATTGATAAAGGTGGACTATATGCAGCTTTTCAATATGCTGAAAAACGGCAGTATTGATGCAGCTGTCTGGAACGCGGATGAAGCGAGAGCACTAAAAACTTTTGCTTCCTCTGACTTTAAATCAAAAAGAGCAAAGGAACTGGCGGTAAAAGCAACCAGAGCAGCCATTGTCATCGAAAGTGAAAGAACAAATATCAGGGAACAAATCCAGCTCCTGCAGTTCAATAAAGTAGAAGAGATCCAAAGGCTGGTAGAGGAAGGGAAAAAATATCCGCACTATTAA